CCATCAGCGTGAAGACGACCGTCGTCGCGCCGGCGCCGACGGCCATCCACTGGAGGACGAACCGCCAGCTACCGAGCGAAAGCGCCAGACCGACCAGGCCGGGAGCGGCCAGAGCGGCGAGTTGGCTCGCGACGCCGTGTTGGCCCAGCGCCCGGCCGGGAGTCCTCGGAAAGAGTTCGCTGACGAGCGTGTTCGCGGCGACGATGTAGACCCCGCTTGCCAACCCCATCGTCAGCGCTCCGACGAGGAGCAACCGCGGCGTCGGGGCGAACAGGGTGAAGACAGTGCCGGCGGTCAACACGACGCCGGAGCCGAAGATCGCCTGTGCCCGGCTGATCCGGGTGAGCAGGAACCCAGTCGGGAGCCGCGGGACGGCGCTCCCGACCCAGACCATCGTCGCCAACAGCCCGAGCGTCGCGTTGCTGGCCCCGGTCGTCGCCCTGATCGGCTCGATCAACGGCGCGAAGACGACCCTCGCCAGGTTGATGAGAAAGACCAACCCGAGCAGCGATCCGAACACCGAACGGCGTGACACGTCCCCGCCTGGGCCACGGGGAGAGACAAACCTTCCGAATCCGCCGCGGGCTTTTTACTCCCCGGTGACAACCGCCCACACATGGACTCGGTCAGGAAAGCGCTGCGGGCCGGCGACGTCGAGAAGGACAACTACGGACGACTCTCCTGTACCGCCTGTGAGGAGACGCTGACGACCGACAACAACCCCGACGATATCGGGAAGGTCCGCCGCTGTCCCGAATGTGGCAGCGAGTGGAAGGAGCTGGGGTAGTCACTCGAAGACGGCGTCGAAGGCGTCCGCTCCGAGCGGTTCGTACCGGCCGGCATCGACGTTTTCCCTCGCGTGCTCGACCGATCCCGTCCCGACCAGCGACGAGGTAACGCCGGGAGCGCTGCGTGCGAAGTTGATCGCTCGCTGCGCGTCGGTCTCGCCCGCGAGCCGCGCGGCGACATCGTCGGGGATCGCGTCCGCGAGCTCCCCCTGCATGATCGAGGCGCTCGTGAACACGTCCAACCCCGCCTCGTGGGCGAACCACAGCGCCGACTGGGGACCGTCCGCCCCCTCGTGTGCCTCGACCGTGAACGCGTCGGCCATCCGGACGTTGAACGGGAGCTGGACTGCCCGGAAGTGGGTCGCAGCGTTGCCGGCGCTGTCGGCCGCTGTTCTGGCCCGTTCGACGACTTCCGGCAGGGAGAGGTAGCTGTCGTGGTCCCGTGGGACCCGGAACGCCTCCCAGGTCGCGACCCCGTAGTGCTCGATGTCGCCGGCCGCAGCCCGTTCCTCCAGCCGCTCGAAGGTCGCTTCGAGTCGGTCGTAGACCGCCTCACGGGAGTTGGCCGCCAGTTGTGTCTCCGGGTTGTGGACGTAGTAGAGATCGATCGTCTCCAGTCCCAGGTTCGACAGCGACCGATCGAGCTGGTCGTCGATAAACGCCGGCGTGAGACAGTGTTGACCCCGGACGAGGTCCTCGCGGTCGACGATTCCGGTGTCGAGATACGTCGACTGGACGAAGGCACCGGGATCGGCGGGCCGCTCGCCATCGAACGGGACGAACCCGCCCTTGGTCGCGACGACGACGGCCTCCCGGTCGACATCGGCGTCCGCGACGGCACGCCCGACGACCCGCTCGGAGCGCTGGTGGCGGTAGTTGATCGCCGTGTCGACGAGGTTGATCCCGCCTTCCAAGGCGGTGACGACAGCGTCGTGGTAGGCGTCGTCGCGCCCGTCGGTCGGGTCACCGAGGTACGTGCCGACGCCGATGCTGGAGACGACACCGTCCCCGAACCGTCGATAGAACGTCCGTGCGAAGTCGTCGTGGTCGTCCCGGTACGCCCAGGTCGCCTCCCGTGTTGCCATAGCGGTGCTTGGAGCCGGCGGCGCAAAAGGGTCGTCACTGCTGTCCGCTCATCGCGTCGAACAACTGCTCACGGAGTTCGTCACGGGAGATGCCGTTGCCCGGTCCGATCCCGTTCAGATGGTCGACAGACAGTTGTCCGCCACCCATCCGCGCGTGGCCACCGCCCTCCGCCATCGGTACGTCGTCGAGCACCGACTCGATGACTCGCCCGATGTGGACCCGGTCGTCCCGTGACCGCCCCGCCAGCCGGAGCGTCTTGTCGCTCTGACCGACGACGACGACCGCCGAGACACCCTCTAAGGTCTCCAGTTCGTCTGCGGCCTGCGGGATCGCATCGGAGTTCGATACCTCCCCGACGTCGCTGTATGCGTAGGGTGCCCGGACGTCACGGTTGGTGACCGCACGCGCTTTCACGTCGAGGACTTCGGCGTCGACCTGTGGGTTCGCGATGCGGTTGAGCAGATCCCCGTCGATCCCCTGATAGAGGAACGAAGCTGCCCGGAAATCGGCAGAGGAACAGCCGTTGGTCAGCGATCTGGTGTCGGACTGGATACCGTAGAGCATCCCGGTCGCGACGTGGGACGGAAGCATCTCGTCGGGAACGTCGGTCCCGTCGAACGTCCCGTCGCCAACACCCGTCTCGACCTCGTAGAACTCCCAGTCCAGTTCCGCGAAGTACTCGGCGAAGATGGTGGTACACGCGCCGTCGTCGGTCCGTACGTCGGTAAAGCGTGTCCCGGTCCCGTTGCCCGGATGATGGTCGACGACAGCGACGGGGTCGATGGTCTCGGCCCCCGGGAACCCCCGTGGCTCGTTGTGGTCGACGAGAACGATCTGTTCGGGACCGATCTCCCCGGCCGACTCGATCCGTTCGAACTCCAGGTCCAGGACCGTCTCGAAAGCACGGTTCTCCGGACGGCGGATCTCGCCCGGATACACCATCGTCGCCGCCGTGTCGACCGCGCCGGCGAGTTCGGCGACCGCGAGCGAACAGGACATCGCGTCCGGATCAGGGTTGGGATGCATGAGGACGGCGATCTCCTCGTAGTCGGCCAGAACAGCACGAAATCGGCCTGCCGGAGTCCGACAGAGGTGCCGCCAGATCAGCCAGCCCGCGAGCGCGAGCAACACGACGAGACAGACGACTGCCGCGGCGAGGACGGGCTGGTCTCTGACCGCTGCCACAGCGGCATCAGCCCGACCATCGAGCTGTGCCACCACTGGTGTCATACCACATACATCCCGCGGGACCAGATAAGAATGTTCCCCCGTCGCTACTCGAGGGAGGCCTCGACGGCCGCGTGGTATCCCTCACGGAAGGTCGGGAACGCGAACTCGTAGCCCAGTTCCCGCAACAGCGCGTTCGAGCAACGCTTGCTCGTCTGGATGCGTCGGCGGGCCGTCTCGGAGAGGTCGTCGTCGGCCAACCGTTCGGTTTTCGTCTGCTTGGGCGGGAACTCCACGTCACACTGTTCGGCGAGCCAGTCCGCGAAGGCCCACTTCTCGACGGGCTCGTCGTCGACGACCAGTACCGTCTCCGCCCGGTGGTCCTCCGTAAGCAGGAACCGGACGGCACCGGCCGCATCGTCCCGGTGGATCATGTTGAGATAGCCAGCCGTCACCGGCCCCGTTAGGTAGCGGTCCAACCGGTATCGGTCCGGACCGTAGAGCCCGGCGAAGCGGGCGACTGTCCCGTGGCCACCGTACTCTGCCGGCCGTTCACGGGCGACACGCTCGGCCTCCGCGAGGACCCGGGTCTTCTCCGTCTGAGGAGCGAGCGGCGTCGACTCGTCGACCCAATCGCCGTCGTGGTCGCCGTAGACGCCAGTACTGGACGTGTAGACGAGCCGTTCGGGCGGGTCCGAGCGGCTCCAGAACTGATCGATCACCGTCTCCAAGCCGTCGACGTACACCTCCCGGGCCGCCTCGGCACCGCGGCCTCCGGAACTGGCCGCGAAGACGAGCCAGTCGGCGTCCGGGACCGCATCCAGCGACGACGGGTCCGTGATATCGGCCTCGACCGCTTCCAGACCAGCCTCGGCGACCGCCTCAAGTCCCGCTTCGGACCGACGGACGCCGACGACCTCGTGTGCCGGCGTCAGCTGTCGCCCGAGTTCTAGCCCGACGTAGCCACAGCCGAGGATGACGACGCGTTCGGTCACTGTTTCCGGCTCTCGATGTACTGGTGGAGACGTGCGTACTCGGCGAGTGTCACCGGGTATCGCCCCTCGATCTTCTGCTGAATCTCTTTGGCGTCGAGTTCGCTGTCGATCCCGGAAGCCAGCGACTCGACGTCCATCACGGCCGTGGTCATCCCCATCAGGAGGATGTCGCGTGCCTCGGCTTCGATCGCTCCCGCGTCGGGCCTGTCCGGGTCCGTCGCCAGGACGGCCGCCGCGTCCGCGAGGGTCACGTCCGCCCCCTCGCCGTCTGCCAACGCCTCGATCACGGCCCGGTCCAGCCCCGTCTGCTCGGCGACAGTGTTGACACCGGCAGCGTCGACCGTCCCCGCCAGGACCGACTCGTAGGCCGCGAGCAACTCCCCCGGGGACTGCTCGGCCGCGTCCGGAAACTCCGCTCTGAGCATGGTGCGTGGTACGGACGGGGGGTATTAGTGGCTGTCACTCTCAGTCGCCCGCGTCCGGCCAGCCCGGCGAGCGTTCGACGGTGTTGCCGTCCTTGTCACCCACACCCCGTGGCTTGGGTGGGACCACGACGACGACTCCGGTCTCGGCTGCAAACGAGATCCGGTCGGCAGTCCCGAGCCGTTCGTCCCGTCCGTCGTCGTCGACGTCGATCGCGACGGCATCACCGTCTCGCGCGTAGGTCGTCATCCCGGCCGGGGCCGACGGT
Above is a window of Haloarcula halophila DNA encoding:
- a CDS encoding DUF5791 family protein, translating into MLRAEFPDAAEQSPGELLAAYESVLAGTVDAAGVNTVAEQTGLDRAVIEALADGEGADVTLADAAAVLATDPDRPDAGAIEAEARDILLMGMTTAVMDVESLASGIDSELDAKEIQQKIEGRYPVTLAEYARLHQYIESRKQ
- a CDS encoding HVO_0758 family zinc finger protein — encoded protein: MDSVRKALRAGDVEKDNYGRLSCTACEETLTTDNNPDDIGKVRRCPECGSEWKELG
- a CDS encoding DHH family phosphoesterase, which produces MTPVVAQLDGRADAAVAAVRDQPVLAAAVVCLVVLLALAGWLIWRHLCRTPAGRFRAVLADYEEIAVLMHPNPDPDAMSCSLAVAELAGAVDTAATMVYPGEIRRPENRAFETVLDLEFERIESAGEIGPEQIVLVDHNEPRGFPGAETIDPVAVVDHHPGNGTGTRFTDVRTDDGACTTIFAEYFAELDWEFYEVETGVGDGTFDGTDVPDEMLPSHVATGMLYGIQSDTRSLTNGCSSADFRAASFLYQGIDGDLLNRIANPQVDAEVLDVKARAVTNRDVRAPYAYSDVGEVSNSDAIPQAADELETLEGVSAVVVVGQSDKTLRLAGRSRDDRVHIGRVIESVLDDVPMAEGGGHARMGGGQLSVDHLNGIGPGNGISRDELREQLFDAMSGQQ
- a CDS encoding aldo/keto reductase encodes the protein MATREATWAYRDDHDDFARTFYRRFGDGVVSSIGVGTYLGDPTDGRDDAYHDAVVTALEGGINLVDTAINYRHQRSERVVGRAVADADVDREAVVVATKGGFVPFDGERPADPGAFVQSTYLDTGIVDREDLVRGQHCLTPAFIDDQLDRSLSNLGLETIDLYYVHNPETQLAANSREAVYDRLEATFERLEERAAAGDIEHYGVATWEAFRVPRDHDSYLSLPEVVERARTAADSAGNAATHFRAVQLPFNVRMADAFTVEAHEGADGPQSALWFAHEAGLDVFTSASIMQGELADAIPDDVAARLAGETDAQRAINFARSAPGVTSSLVGTGSVEHARENVDAGRYEPLGADAFDAVFE
- a CDS encoding SDR family oxidoreductase produces the protein MTERVVILGCGYVGLELGRQLTPAHEVVGVRRSEAGLEAVAEAGLEAVEADITDPSSLDAVPDADWLVFAASSGGRGAEAAREVYVDGLETVIDQFWSRSDPPERLVYTSSTGVYGDHDGDWVDESTPLAPQTEKTRVLAEAERVARERPAEYGGHGTVARFAGLYGPDRYRLDRYLTGPVTAGYLNMIHRDDAAGAVRFLLTEDHRAETVLVVDDEPVEKWAFADWLAEQCDVEFPPKQTKTERLADDDLSETARRRIQTSKRCSNALLRELGYEFAFPTFREGYHAAVEASLE